A single Watersipora subatra chromosome 7, tzWatSuba1.1, whole genome shotgun sequence DNA region contains:
- the LOC137399319 gene encoding ATP-binding cassette sub-family C member 2-like isoform X2, whose translation MNDDLEENNVILDRSSDYGIEVVDGTFSHLRDAPPVLHDIYLQIKEGSLTAVVGSVGAGKSSLLSAITGDLHRQEGSITRKGSLALVSQEAFIVNASIRNNILFGEDYDEELYRQVIKDCGLDEDFETLPNGDRSVIGEKGINISGGQKQRISLARAVYSNADIYLLDDPLSAVDIHVGKHIFEHVIGPNGLLKDKTRLMVTHGMHWLPHMDEIYVIDNGRLSQLGAYNLSAANTAHYPKYIESYLRDDEAAQELLNNKNVLGKEKEHMDKLNNIQLPKYTLENFKEKRKSFNKNIKKEQEAGDSVSMTSRSQNGSEDDKDSDVFDEQEQVKMGNVSWSVYKAYLKAMGLKMVSICVLCMIGSTGLDLTYSIWISKWTGDEVFQNSSQASTEQRASAMEKYLIILSFIGLGQMLTVLSYTLLAAYCFCQASSNLHKSLLNNILKAKILFFEIKPLGMILNRFSKDVDIVDNTVGWSVLDVSSVLALLAASVGGIVYATPMFVLAIIPMAAFYIYIQRFYISTGRQLRRLSSKASSPIYAHLSETINGCQTIRAFGHQKRFMQENIDNIEKLNIYQYYKQSANIWLDVRMYFFSGLLIFLTALFCVISMEIPILHMSPSMVGLALSLVLQVTENLASIVWTASKLETDTVSVERIKEYAEVDTESDWTTDANPPSNWPSEGGIEFSNYSSHYCPELQLATDDISLTIKPQEKVGVVGRTGSDKFSLTLPLFRMLEAEKGSIKVDGVDISQLGLHRLRNSLTILPQDPVLFSGTLRENLDPFAESSDEKLWKVLEQCKLKKFVVEQPGQLSVECREGGKNLSVGQRQLVCLARALLRKTKILIMDEPTAAVDMKTDDFVQKTIKSKFSDCTVLTIAHRLHTIMDCDRILVISEGSVVEFDSPKNLLANQRSMFYTMAKDAGIVP comes from the exons ATGAACGATGACTTGGAAGAGAATAATGTTATATTAGACCGAAGTTCAG ATTATGGTATTGAGGTTGTTGATGGAACCTTCTCTCATCTACGAGATGCGCCCCCCGTTCTCCATGACATCTACCTACAAATTAAAGAAGGTTCATTGACAGCAGTTGTTGGCTCTGTCGGAGCGGGTAAATCCTCGCTCCTTTCTGCCATAACTGGTGACTTGCACAGACAGGAAGGCTCAATTACTCGTAAG GGCTCCTTAGCGCTGGTTTCTCAAGAGGCTTTTATAGTGAACGCATCCATAAGAAATAACATTCTATTTGGAGAAGACTATGATGAAGAACTATACAGACAGGTTATAAAGGACTGTGGGCTTGATGAAGATTTTGAAACGCTACCGAATGGTGACAGATCAGTCATCGGAGAAAAG GGTATAAATATCTCAGGTGGACAAAAGCAGAGAATCAGTTTGGCTAGAGCTGTATACAGTAATGCTGACATTTACCTCCTCGATGACCCTCTCAGCGCTGTCGATATTCATGTTGGCAAACATATATTCGAACATGTCATCGGACCCAATGGACTTCTTAAAGACAAAACTCGTCTCATG GTAACACATGGCATGCACTGGTTGCCTCACATGGACGAGATTTATGTGATTGACAATGGAAGATTAAGTCAACTTGGAGCATACAACTTATCGGCTGCTAACACCGCACACTACCCAAAGTACATTGAGTCATATTTAAGAGATG ATGAAGCTGCTCAAGAATTGCTTAACAACAAAAATGTGCTTGGAAAAGAAAAAGAACACATGGACAAGCTAAACAACATACAGCTGCCAAAGTATACGCTAGAAAACTTTAAGGA aaaaagaaaaagttttaataaaaacatcaaaaaggaGCAAGAAGCTGGTGATTCAGTATCGATGACAAGTCGGTCTCAGAATGGGTCAGAGGATGATAAAGACTCGGACGTATTTGACGAACAGGAACAAGTAAAAATGGGAAAT GTATCATGGAGTGTGTACAAAGCATATCTTAAAGCCATGGGACTAAAGATGGTGTCCATCTGTGTACTCTGTATGATCGGATCAACCGGTCTAGACCTAACCTACAGCATCTGGATAAGTAAATGGACAGGAGATGAAGTGTTTCAGAACAGCAGTCAAGCTAGTACTGAGCAGAGAGCGTCTGCCATGGAGAAATACCTGATTATCCTTTCTTTCATCGGTCTCGGACAAA TGTTGACGGTGTTGAGTTACACCCTACTAGCTGCCTACTGTTTCTGCCAAGCTAGTAGCAACCTACACAAGTCTCTACTTAACAACATACTTAAGGCTAAGATTCTTTTCTTTGAGATCAAGCCACTAGGAATGATCCTCAATCGCTTCTCCAAAGATGTCGATATTGTTG ATAACACGGTGGGATGGTCTGTTCTGGACGTGAGCTCAGTTCTTGCGCTACTGGCAGCTAGCGTTGGTGGAATCGTTTATGCTACGCCTATGTTTGTGTTAGCTATAATCCCGATGGCAGCTTTTTACATATACATTCAG AGATTCTACATTTCAACGGGAAGACAACTAAGAAGACTTTCATCCAAGGCATCATCGCCAATATACGCACATCTGAGTGAAACAATTAATGGCTGTCAGACTATTAGAGCCTTTGGGCACCAGAAAAGGTTTATGCAGGAGAACATCGACAACATAGAAAAGCTCAATATATATCAGTACTACAAGCAGTCGGCGAACAT TTGGTTGGATGTTCGTATGTACTTCTTCAGCGGGTTGCTAATTTTTCTGACAGCGTTATTCTGCGTTATATCTATGGAGATACCCATTCTTCACATGAGCCCCAGCATGGTTGGACTAGCTCTTTCTCTTGTACTGCAG GTGACAGAGAACCTTGCGTCTATTGTATGGACTGCGAGCAAGCTCGAGACAGACACCGTCTCAGTTGAAAGAATAAAAGAATATGCAGAAGTCGACACAGAATCTGATTGGACGACAGATGCCAACCCTCCCAG CAACTGGCCATCCGAGGGAGGAATTGAGTTTAGCAATTATTCATCCCACTATTGCCCTGAGCTACAACTTGCTACTGATGACATCAGCTTGACGATAAAGCCTCAAGAGAAGGTCGGAGTTGTGGGAAGAACAGGATCAGACAAATTCTCATTAACGCTACCCTTATTCAGAATGTTGGAGGCTGAGAAAGGAAGCATTAAAGTGGATGGGGTAGACATATCTCAGTTAGGATTGCATAGACTTCGTAATAGTCTAACAATACTGCCCCAG GATCCAGTGCTGTTTTCCGGAACCCTCAGAGAAAACTTAGACCCTTTTGCTGAAAGCTCAGATGAAAAACTCTGGAAAGTTTTGGAACAGTGTAAACTTAAAAAGTTCGTTGTTGAACAACCTGGACAATTATCGGTTGAATGTCGAGAAGGAGGAAAGAATCTCAG TGTCGGTCAAAGACAACTAGTTTGCTTAGCCCGAGCACTTCTTCGCAAGACTAAGATCCTTATAATGGATGAACCGACTGCAGCAGTTGATATGAAAACAGATGATTTTGTACAGAAGACAATCAAGAGTAAATTCTCAGATTGCACTGTGTTGACTATTGCCCACAGGCTGCATACTATCATGGACTGTGATAg AATTCTGGTTATAAGCGAAGGTTCTGTAGTTGAATTCGACAGCCCAAAGAATCTGCTTGCCAATCAGAGGAGCATGTTTTACACAATGGCTAAAGATGCAGGAATAGTACCTTGA
- the LOC137399319 gene encoding ATP-binding cassette sub-family C member 2-like isoform X1, with protein MKHFIPMLSLGWFLSIVAKLPKLLNPLILCLLITYVESLQTDMPEPLWKGILYCFLFLLAYFCGAICWNARLMVNLKTRTRIRSALTAAIYKKSLSLSADARRVSSTGEIVNLMAVDTKRTLGFLDRVWMFLITPLQLVVAMFILYRMLGNSVFAGLGILCLATPISFVIGYFQRKLWLETMKIKDERIKLTKEMLSSIKVIKLHAWEPSFECKVTALRNKEVSKQKAINILTGCQESLYDIVPVLVMVVTFAIYTSASPDHRLKASVAFVSLSLFDYIKEPLAVMAQNISYFIMASVSMMRMAKYLMNDDLEENNVILDRSSDYGIEVVDGTFSHLRDAPPVLHDIYLQIKEGSLTAVVGSVGAGKSSLLSAITGDLHRQEGSITRKGSLALVSQEAFIVNASIRNNILFGEDYDEELYRQVIKDCGLDEDFETLPNGDRSVIGEKGINISGGQKQRISLARAVYSNADIYLLDDPLSAVDIHVGKHIFEHVIGPNGLLKDKTRLMVTHGMHWLPHMDEIYVIDNGRLSQLGAYNLSAANTAHYPKYIESYLRDGKSRPSGDSVSMTSRSQNGSEDDKDSDVFDEQEQVKMGNVSWSVYKAYLKAMGLKMVSICVLCMIGSTGLDLTYSIWISKWTGDEVFQNSSQASTEQRASAMEKYLIILSFIGLGQMLTVLSYTLLAAYCFCQASSNLHKSLLNNILKAKILFFEIKPLGMILNRFSKDVDIVDNTVGWSVLDVSSVLALLAASVGGIVYATPMFVLAIIPMAAFYIYIQRFYISTGRQLRRLSSKASSPIYAHLSETINGCQTIRAFGHQKRFMQENIDNIEKLNIYQYYKQSANIWLDVRMYFFSGLLIFLTALFCVISMEIPILHMSPSMVGLALSLVLQVTENLASIVWTASKLETDTVSVERIKEYAEVDTESDWTTDANPPSNWPSEGGIEFSNYSSHYCPELQLATDDISLTIKPQEKVGVVGRTGSDKFSLTLPLFRMLEAEKGSIKVDGVDISQLGLHRLRNSLTILPQDPVLFSGTLRENLDPFAESSDEKLWKVLEQCKLKKFVVEQPGQLSVECREGGKNLSVGQRQLVCLARALLRKTKILIMDEPTAAVDMKTDDFVQKTIKSKFSDCTVLTIAHRLHTIMDCDRILVISEGSVVEFDSPKNLLANQRSMFYTMAKDAGIVP; from the exons ctTGCTTATCACGTACGTGGAAAGCCTCCAGACGGATATGCCAGAACCTCTATGGAAGGGGATCttatattgttttctttttctgctTGCCTACTTCTGTGGTGCTATCTGCTGGAATGCTCGCCTCATGGTCAACTTGAAAACACGAACGAGAATTCGATCTGCTTTAACTGCAGCCATATACAAAAAG TCACTATCTCTGAGCGCAGATGCCCGGCGTGTGTCGAGCACTGGAGAAATAGTCAACCTGATGGCTGTGGACACAAAGAGAACGCTAGGATTTTTAGA TCGTGTTTGGATGTTCCTGATAACGCCTCTACAGCTCGTTGTTgctatgtttatattatacCGAATGCTAGGCAACAGCGTCTTTGCTGGCCTCGGTATTCTTTGCTTAGCCACACCCATTTCTTTTGTCATTGGCTACTTCCAAAGGAAACTTTGGTTGGAGACTATGAAAATTAAAGACGAGAGAATAAAGCTGACTAAAGAGATGCTGTCTTCTATCAAG GTAATAAAGCTACATGCTTGGGAGCCATCATTTGAATGCAAAGTTACAGCACTGAGAAACAAGGAAGTCAGCAAACAAAAAGCAATAAACATTCTTACAGGCTGCCAAGAGTCTCTGTATGATATCGTGCCAGTCCTG GTCATGGTGGTAACATTCGCTATCTATACGTCTGCGAGCCCCGACCACAGGCTGAAGGCTAGCGTTGCATTTGTATCACTTTCATTGTTTGACTACATCAAAGAACCTCTAGCAGTGATGGCTCAGAATATATCTTACTTTATCATG GCCTCTGTGTCTATGATGAGAATGGCGAAGTATTTAATGAACGATGACTTGGAAGAGAATAATGTTATATTAGACCGAAGTTCAG ATTATGGTATTGAGGTTGTTGATGGAACCTTCTCTCATCTACGAGATGCGCCCCCCGTTCTCCATGACATCTACCTACAAATTAAAGAAGGTTCATTGACAGCAGTTGTTGGCTCTGTCGGAGCGGGTAAATCCTCGCTCCTTTCTGCCATAACTGGTGACTTGCACAGACAGGAAGGCTCAATTACTCGTAAG GGCTCCTTAGCGCTGGTTTCTCAAGAGGCTTTTATAGTGAACGCATCCATAAGAAATAACATTCTATTTGGAGAAGACTATGATGAAGAACTATACAGACAGGTTATAAAGGACTGTGGGCTTGATGAAGATTTTGAAACGCTACCGAATGGTGACAGATCAGTCATCGGAGAAAAG GGTATAAATATCTCAGGTGGACAAAAGCAGAGAATCAGTTTGGCTAGAGCTGTATACAGTAATGCTGACATTTACCTCCTCGATGACCCTCTCAGCGCTGTCGATATTCATGTTGGCAAACATATATTCGAACATGTCATCGGACCCAATGGACTTCTTAAAGACAAAACTCGTCTCATG GTAACACATGGCATGCACTGGTTGCCTCACATGGACGAGATTTATGTGATTGACAATGGAAGATTAAGTCAACTTGGAGCATACAACTTATCGGCTGCTAACACCGCACACTACCCAAAGTACATTGAGTCATATTTAAGAGATGGTAAGAGCCGTCCGT CTGGTGATTCAGTATCGATGACAAGTCGGTCTCAGAATGGGTCAGAGGATGATAAAGACTCGGACGTATTTGACGAACAGGAACAAGTAAAAATGGGAAAT GTATCATGGAGTGTGTACAAAGCATATCTTAAAGCCATGGGACTAAAGATGGTGTCCATCTGTGTACTCTGTATGATCGGATCAACCGGTCTAGACCTAACCTACAGCATCTGGATAAGTAAATGGACAGGAGATGAAGTGTTTCAGAACAGCAGTCAAGCTAGTACTGAGCAGAGAGCGTCTGCCATGGAGAAATACCTGATTATCCTTTCTTTCATCGGTCTCGGACAAA TGTTGACGGTGTTGAGTTACACCCTACTAGCTGCCTACTGTTTCTGCCAAGCTAGTAGCAACCTACACAAGTCTCTACTTAACAACATACTTAAGGCTAAGATTCTTTTCTTTGAGATCAAGCCACTAGGAATGATCCTCAATCGCTTCTCCAAAGATGTCGATATTGTTG ATAACACGGTGGGATGGTCTGTTCTGGACGTGAGCTCAGTTCTTGCGCTACTGGCAGCTAGCGTTGGTGGAATCGTTTATGCTACGCCTATGTTTGTGTTAGCTATAATCCCGATGGCAGCTTTTTACATATACATTCAG AGATTCTACATTTCAACGGGAAGACAACTAAGAAGACTTTCATCCAAGGCATCATCGCCAATATACGCACATCTGAGTGAAACAATTAATGGCTGTCAGACTATTAGAGCCTTTGGGCACCAGAAAAGGTTTATGCAGGAGAACATCGACAACATAGAAAAGCTCAATATATATCAGTACTACAAGCAGTCGGCGAACAT TTGGTTGGATGTTCGTATGTACTTCTTCAGCGGGTTGCTAATTTTTCTGACAGCGTTATTCTGCGTTATATCTATGGAGATACCCATTCTTCACATGAGCCCCAGCATGGTTGGACTAGCTCTTTCTCTTGTACTGCAG GTGACAGAGAACCTTGCGTCTATTGTATGGACTGCGAGCAAGCTCGAGACAGACACCGTCTCAGTTGAAAGAATAAAAGAATATGCAGAAGTCGACACAGAATCTGATTGGACGACAGATGCCAACCCTCCCAG CAACTGGCCATCCGAGGGAGGAATTGAGTTTAGCAATTATTCATCCCACTATTGCCCTGAGCTACAACTTGCTACTGATGACATCAGCTTGACGATAAAGCCTCAAGAGAAGGTCGGAGTTGTGGGAAGAACAGGATCAGACAAATTCTCATTAACGCTACCCTTATTCAGAATGTTGGAGGCTGAGAAAGGAAGCATTAAAGTGGATGGGGTAGACATATCTCAGTTAGGATTGCATAGACTTCGTAATAGTCTAACAATACTGCCCCAG GATCCAGTGCTGTTTTCCGGAACCCTCAGAGAAAACTTAGACCCTTTTGCTGAAAGCTCAGATGAAAAACTCTGGAAAGTTTTGGAACAGTGTAAACTTAAAAAGTTCGTTGTTGAACAACCTGGACAATTATCGGTTGAATGTCGAGAAGGAGGAAAGAATCTCAG TGTCGGTCAAAGACAACTAGTTTGCTTAGCCCGAGCACTTCTTCGCAAGACTAAGATCCTTATAATGGATGAACCGACTGCAGCAGTTGATATGAAAACAGATGATTTTGTACAGAAGACAATCAAGAGTAAATTCTCAGATTGCACTGTGTTGACTATTGCCCACAGGCTGCATACTATCATGGACTGTGATAg AATTCTGGTTATAAGCGAAGGTTCTGTAGTTGAATTCGACAGCCCAAAGAATCTGCTTGCCAATCAGAGGAGCATGTTTTACACAATGGCTAAAGATGCAGGAATAGTACCTTGA